The Hyalangium gracile genomic sequence CCCCAGGGAGAACCAGCTTCCCCCGGCGTTGAACGAGCCGAGATTCTCCGCCTGCTGCCCCACCGCGCCTCGGGCGAACACGATGCGGTACTCGGCGCTGATGCCCCAGGTGGGGTTCAGGCGGAAGGTCGCTCCCACGGTCCCTGCCCAGGCCTGCGAGAACGTCTCTCGCGCGGGCTGCCCTTCGAAGGCGGCCACCGCCAGCAGCGGACCGGTGAGCAGGCCCAGGAAGGGCACCACCCCGTCCGGGCCGATGTCCAGCCACCCCCGGAAGCGCAGCCCCAGCAGCGCGCCGTAGGCCCCCGTCGTCAGCCGAGGCTTGTCCGTGAGCCGGAGCCGCTCGCCCGTGACGAACAGGTCGATGCCGAGCTCCACCAGCTCCGACATGCCGTAGGCGAACGTGCCCGCGACCAGCGGACCTCCGTGCGAGCCCGGCCCGCGCTCCAGCTCCGGACGCTGCGAGTAGTAACGGTCGTAGAAGGTGGAGTTGGTGACGAGCCGCCACCCTCCCTGGATGGAGATGCGGCCCACGCCATCGAGCGCCGGGGCGCCATCCTGGGCAGAGGCCGTGACGGCGGTGAAGGTGGCGATCAGGGTGAGCAGGAGGCTCGGGCGCATCACGGACTCTTCCGGCGCGGTGCTACAGGGTTGTGGCGCACCGTAACAGCGACCCTGGGGCCGTCAATTTTCCGTCCGCGAGCCCCGCCCCACCGGCTCAGCGCGCGCGCCGCTCCAGCTCCAGCAGGGGCATCTCCAGCACCACCACCGTGCCGTGCCGGCACGTGGGGTGGAAGTCGGCCGCGTCCAGCTCGCCCAGCAGCGCCCGGAGCTGCGCGTCCGTGAGCTTGTCCGCCGAGGCCTGGGCGGCATGGCAGGCCATCACCCGGAGCGCCTCGGCCAGCCCCACCGCGTCCAGCGCCGTGCCGGGCGGCGGCAGCGCATGGGAGAGCGACTCCAGCAGCGCCCGGGGATCGACGCCCTCCAGGCCCGGAGGCACCGACTTGAGCGCGAAGCTCGTCCCGCCGAAGGGCTCCACGTCGATCGCCAGCCGGGCCAGCGCGTCCCGCCCGTTCATCAGCGCCTTGGCCACCGGCAGCGGCAGATCCACCGTGGTGCCGAAGAGCGAGGGGGCCGGGCCCTTCCCCTCCTCCAGCAGGTGGTGGAAGTCCATCAGCCGCGCGCGCTCCAGGGCCGCGTGCCGGTCCAGCACCACGAGCGTGCCCCCCGAGCCCTCGCACACCTGGAAGCGATCGCCGAGCAGCCCCATGGGCTTGAGGGCGGCGAAGTAGCCAGGCGGAGGCGCCTCGTTGAGCATCGGCAGGGCCTGGCCGAAGGCGGGGGCCCGGCCCATGGGCACCGGGGGCGGCGGTGTTCCGGCGGTGGCGGGCGCATCCGCGGCGGTGGGCAGCGGCAGCGGAGCGCCCCAGGTGGCCTCCTGCGCCCGGGTGAGGAAGCGCTCCACGGCCTGGGCGTAGTGCGCGGCCTGGCGCTTCGGATCGGCCTCCTGCGGCGCGGGGCCCAGCCACGGCGCGGCCCGGAGCGTGCGCACGATGGCGGCCAGCACCGCGTCGTACACGCCGCGCGAGTCCGAGAAGCGGACCTCGAGCTTCTGCGGATGCACGTTCACGTCCACCGTGTGCGGATCCACGTCCAGGAAGAGCACCACCAGCGGCTGGCGCCCGGACGGCAGGTACTCCTGGTAGGCGCGCTGGATGGAGGAGATGAGGCCCCGGTCCCTCACGTAGCGGTGGTTGACGAAGGTGTAGATGCCACGCGCGGTGGGCAGGGTGTACTCGGGCGAGGCCACGAAGCCTGTGACGGTGACGCCCAGCCGCCGCTCCTCCACGGGGAACAGGTGGGGGTGCACGTCCGCCCCCAGCGCCGCGGCGATCCGCTCGGTGGGATCGTCCGGGCAGGCGGGGCTCGTGAAGAGCGGCAGCCCTCCGTGCTCCACGAGGAAGGACACCTCCGGGTGCGGCAGGGCGATCCGGATGACCGCCTCCTCCACGTGCTTGAGCTCCGTCTCGCCCCGGCGCATGAACTTGAGCCGCGCGGGCGTGTTGTAGAAGAGGTCCTCCACCGTCATCACCGTGCCCACTCGCGGCGGCGCGTCCTCCACCTGCGGCGGCGCCCCACCCTCCACAGTCACCCGGGTGCCCACCTCGGCCCCCGGCTCGGCGGTGTGCAGGGAAAAGCGCGACACGGCGGCGATGGCCGGCAGCGCCTCGCCCCGGAAGCCCTTGCTGACCAGGTTGTGCAGATCGTCCAGTTCTCGAAGCTTGCTGGTGGCGTGACGCTCCAGACACAGCACCGCGTCCTCGCGCCCCATCCCGTGCCCGTCGTCCGAGATGACGATGCGCTGCAGCCCCCCACCCTCCAGCGCCACCTGCACCGTGCGCGCCCCCGCGTCGAGCGCGTTCTCCACCAGCTCCTTCACCACGGAGGCGGGACGCTCGACCACCTCGCCGGCGGCGATCTTGTTGATGAGGTCGTCACGGAGTCGGGCGATGCGGGCCATGGGTGCGTTTCAGCCTCTCAGGGTAGTGCACCCAACGCAACACCTGGGACGTTGTCCTGTCTTTCCTACAGGAAAGGCTGACTTTCCCTCCGTTCTTCAGTAACACGCCCTCCTCGCGAATGGATGCGACTCATGCAGGCAAGAGGGGGCTGCGCGTCGCCGTCACCGGCGCCAGCGGGGACTTCGGCAGGCTGCTGCTGCCGCTGCTCGAGAAGGATCCCGCCGTGGAGAGCGTCCTGGTGCTGGACGTCACCCGGCCCGAGGGCGACAAGGTGGAGTACCACCGCGTGGATCTCACGCGCCACGACGCCGAGAGCGAGCTGACCGAGGCCCTCAGCGACAGGCCCGTGGACGCGCTCTACCACCTGGCCTTCCTGTTCGGTCCAGTACGCAACGGTTCGCTGGCGCACGAGCTGGAGGTGGTCGGCACCATCAACGTGCTGGCCGCCGTGGCGCGCGCCCGGCTGCCCAGGCTCGTGGTGCCCTCGCTCACCGCCGTCTATGGCGCCCGGGGCCAGCACCCCGCCCTGCTGCGCGAGGAGGCCCCCCTGCTGGGCTGCCCCCACAGCCGCTTCGTCACCGACAAGGTGCAGGTGGAGAATCAGGTGCGCTCGTTCCGCGAGCGCCACCCGGACACGCGCGTGCTCGTGCTGCGCTTCGCCCCCGTGCTCGGCCCCTCGGTGGACAATCCGGCCACGCGCATGCTCAAGCGCTCGGTGGTGCCCACGCTGCTGGGCTTCGATCCGCTGTGGCAGGCCATCCACGAGCAGGACGCCGCGCGCGCCATGCACCGGGCGCTCACCGCGGAGGCCTCGGGCGAGTTCAACATCGTCGGCCAGGGCGTCCTGCCGCTCTCCGGGCTCATCCGTCAGGCGGGCGCCCGGCCGATTCCCCTGCCCGGCCCGCTGTTCCGAGCGGCGCTGCACGCGCTGGGCACCGTGGGGGCGGGATTGCCCATCGCCCTGCTCGACTACATCCATTACAGCTGGGTCTCGGACGGGGAGAGGGCCGAGAGCGAGCTCGGTTTCATTCCCATCCATCACGCCCGGGATGCCGCAGCGGCGCTGAGGAGGAGTTGAGTCATGGCCACCAAGGGTGTGCTCGGGAACGATCCATTCCAGCGCGGCGCCGCGCAGCGCCCCAGCGACACTCCGTCCACTCCGGCCACTCCGCTCCGTGAGCCCGGGGAGACCGCGGCTCCGGCTGCCGCGGCGAAGAAGGCCAGGCCCGCCAGCGGCAAGGGCGGCAAGGCGGCGAAGAAGGCCGAGCCCGCCAAGGCCTCCGGCAAGGGCCGCTCGAAGGCCGCCGAGAGCCCCGCCGCGGAGGCGAAGCCCTCCAAGGGTCGCAAGGGTCGGGCCGCGGGTCCCTCCACCGAGGAGACACACCGGCTGAGGGAGCCCGCGGCGCCTGTGACGCCTCGCAAGCGCCCGCCGGCCCGGGTTCCAGTGCTCGGTGGTTCGCCCGAAGCGACCCTGCCGCGCACGCCGAAGGAGCAGGAGGTGGACCGGGTGCTGGCCACCGCCGTCGCCATCGAGGCCACCGAGGCCGCCGCGGAGGTCGCCGCGGAGGTCGCGGTGGACACCCTCCTCACGCTCCAGACCCGGCAGCAGCAAGGGGCCGCGGGAGCCCCGCCGGGCTCGCTCGAGGAGACCTGGAACCGGGAGCTGGCCACCGCCGTCGTCGCCGAGGCCGCCGAGGCCGCCGCCGAGGCCGTCCTGGAGGCGGCGCTCGCGGCTGGAACCACTCCCGCCGGAGCGACGGACGAGGTACGAAGCTTCGAGGAGCGGACGGCGATCGCGGCCGCGTTCGAGGAGGAGGAAGACGAGGACGAGGACGAGGACACCGAGGATGTGTCCGCGGAGCCCTCCCCCCTGGTCTCGGCCGAGGTGACGGTCATCGACCGGGCCTACTCCGTGGAGGTCTCGGAGAGCGCCGACCTCGACGAGGCCCAGGCCGAGCCCGAGCAGGAGCTGCCGGACACGACCCGCGACGAGCTCCCGGCCGAGCGCCAGGCGCCCATCTCCCTGGTGCCGCCCCTCTCGGACGAGGAGCCCGCCCGGGAGCCTTTCTTCACCGATCAGGCCCAGCGCGAGCAGGAGGCGTCCGCTCCCCCGTCGGAGGGATTTTTCTCGCTGGCGAAGGAGATCGCCGTGCAGGCGCTGACGAGCGCCTCGGTGGGCAAGGCGCTGGGCACGGCCCACGGGCTGCTGGACGTGGTGCGCGCGAGCCTGGGCACCAGCGGCAGCACCTCTCTGGACGAGTACGGGCGGGACGCGGAGCTGGTGGGAGGCATCCAGCCGCTGCTGGACTTCCTCTACGAGCGCTACTGGCGCGTCTCGGTGCAGGGCGCGGACCAGGTGCCACCGGGCGGCGCCATCCTCGTGGCCAACCACTCCGGGGCGCTGCCCTTCGACGGGCTGGTGGCCTCGCTGGCGCTGCTGCGCGAGCGCCCGGAGCTGCGCGAGCCGCGCTGGCTGGTGGAGGATCAGGTCTTCCACGCGCCCATGCTGGGCACGCTCTTCAACCGCCTGGGCGCGGTGCGCGCCTGCCCGGAGAACGCGGTGCGGCTGCTGGACGAGCAGCGCCCGGTGCTGGTGTTCCCCGAGGGCTACCAGGGGCTGAGCAAGCCGTTCGCGCAGCGCTATCAGCTCAAGCGCTTCGGGCGCGGCGGCTTCGTGAAGCTGGCGCTGCGCACGGGGGCCCCCATCATCCCGGTGGCCATCGTGGGCTCGGAGGAGACCTCACCGCTGCTGGGGCGCATCCCCGCCAGCTTCCTGGGCGTGCCGTACGTGCCGCTGACGAGCCCCGTGCCGCTGCCAGCCCGGTGGACGCTGCGCTTCGGCGAGCCGGTGGCCATGGAGGGGCTGGGCCCGGAGGCCGCGGATGATCTGGCCGAGGTGCAGCGCCTCACCGAGCGCACCCGCGAGGCCATCCAGGGCATGCTCCAGGCCCTGCTGCGCGAGCGCCGCTCCGTCTTCGCGGGCTGAGCCCTCCTCTACGCCGAGGAGCCCGGGCCCGCCCGCGAACCCTGGTGCTCCCGCAGCACCCGGGCCATCAGCCGGCGGATCTGCTCCACCTCGAAGGGCTTCTCCAGCCACCCGTTGGGGACCTTCTCCAGGAAGGAGCGCGCGCGGGGCGTGAAGGCGCCGCCCGTCATGAAGATGAAGCGCCCGGCCAGCCCCGGCCGCTGCTCCAGCATCCGCTCGTAGAGGTCCATCCCGGACAGGTCGGCCATCATCAGATCGCAGAAGATGACGTCGAAGGGCGTCCCGGACTGGAGCTGCTCCAGGGCGGCCTGCCCGCTGTCGACCACCGTCACCCGGTGCTTGCCGCCAATCATCCGCGCCAGCGCGCGCCCCACGCCGGGCTCATCGTCGATGATCAGCACCTGGCTGGCGTGGCTGCTGGTGGGCGCGGGCGCGGGCTCCACGGCGGGCGCGACCACCGGAGCCGCCGGGAGCAGGACGGTGAAGGTGGAGCCGCGCCCCACCTCGCTGCGCACGGTGATCTCGCCTCCCAGGCTCTGGATGATGCCGTGGCAGATGGAGAGCCCCATCCCCGTGCCCGAGCCCACCGGCTTGGTGGTGAAGAAGGGCTCGAAGATGCGCGGCAGGATCTCGGCGCGGATGCCCTCGCCGGTGTCCCCCACGTCCACGGCGACGCGGCCAGAAGCATCCATGTAGACGCGGACGCTGATCTCGCTGCCCAGGGCATTGCCCTCGGGGATGGCGTGCGCGGCGTTCACCAGCAGGTTCAGGAACACCTGCCCCAGCCGCGAGGCATCCGCCACCACCGGCGGAACCTCCTCGAAGTTCTTCGTGAGCCGGGCCCGCGAGCGCACCTCCGGCAGCGCCATCTTGATGGAGAGCTCGATCACCTCTCGCACATCCACCGGCGCGCGCTGCTCCTCGCCCTGGCGAGAGAAGATCTTCAGATCCCTCACGATGGTGCGCACCCGCTCGGCGCCCCCGTGCGCCTCCTGGAGCATCTCCCGCAGCTCTCCCAGGCGCGTGAACAGGGCCCGCTCGGTCTCCGGGGACAGCCCGCCCTGCTCATGCTCCTGGAGGAGTTGCTCCAGCTCGGCCCCGGCCAGCGACAGGTTGCTCAGCACGAAGGTGAGCGGGTTGTTGATCTCGTGGCCCACGCCGGCCGCGAGCGTGCCCATCACGCCCATCCGGTCGTTCTGCAGCAGCCGGGCCTGCATCTGCTTGCGCTCGGTGATGTCTCGCCCCAGCACCATCACCGCGGGCGCGCCGTCGAAGTCGATGGCCAGCCCGATGGTCTCGATGTCGTACCAGGTGCCGTCGCTGCGCAGCGTGCGCATCTCCTGTGGAGGCGCTGGCTGGCCCGTCGCGATGATCATCTGCATGCGCTGGGTGATCATCGGCCGATCGTCGGGATGGATCACGTCCAGCACGGGCTTGCCCAGCAGATCCTCGGGCTTCTGGTAGCGGAGCGCCGAGAGGATGGCCGGGTTGACATAGACGAAGCGCCCCTCCCGGTGGACGGCGATGCTCTCGGGCGCGCGCTCGATGAGCTGACGGAAGCTCAGCTCCGAGCGGCGCAGCGCGTCCTCGGTGCGCTTGCGCTCGGTGATGTCCTTGAACACGGACAGCCAGAAGACCCGCTCGCTCCGCGCGTCTCGCATGGGAGAGGCGCACCACAGCAGGATCCGCCCATCCCTCAGCACCACCTGCTCTTCCCTCGGCTCGAGCCAGGCCCCCTCCCCGGGCATGCCGTACAGCCGCGGGAAGGCCTCCGGCTCCGTCACGGCGGACAGGCAGTGCTGGAGCACCTCCGCGTGCAAGCCCTCGCCCCGCCGGAAGCGGTCCTCCAGCGCCTCGAGGCGCCAGAGCTGGAAGAACTGGCGGTTGGCATAGAGGACCCTGCCAGAGCGAGCCTCCACCAGATAGAGCCCGAGCGACAGGTCATCGCTCATGCCCCACAGCTCGAGCGGGCCGGCCGTCATGGCCGGTCCGCCGACAGTTCGAAATCGCGTTGGGCCCAGGGCTGCATCTGCACTCCGCCAGGCGAGGATCCGCCCCCAATCATCCTGCTGGGAGATCTAGCACAGGAGCCCAGAGGAGCAGCGCGAGCACGAGCCCACTGCGAGTAGAAGGCACGCGCACGCGGGTTGTGCTCCCACCCTCGGGGGCGACGCGTCATTTCCGACCTCCAGGGTCGGCCCGGACACTCCACACGGCTTCAGCATCGAGCGGCCGTCAGGAGCACACGCGGTTGCGGCCGCTCGTCTTCGCCTCGTAGAGCTTCGCGTCCGCCGTGCGTACCAGATCTCCAGCCTCGCGATGGCCTGGCTGGAGCATGGCCACGCCCACGGACACCGTCACCGGGATGTGGTTCTTGTCGAAGCTGAAGTGCTGCTTGGAGATCAGCTGGCGCACCTTCTCCGCGAACAGCTTCGCGCTCTTCAAGTCGATCTCCGGGAGGATGATCGCGAACTCCTCGCCGCCGTAGCGCGCGAACACGTCCTCGCGCCGGATCCGCGTGCGCACCGTCGAGGCCAGCTGCTTGAGGACGTAGTCTCCCGCCAGGTGCCCGTGCTGATCGTTGATCTGCTTGAAGTGGTCGATGTCCATCATGACGAGCGACAGCACCCGCTCGTAGCGCCGGCTGCGAGACAGCTCCCGATCGAGCTGCTCGTCGAAGTAGCGCCGGTTGTGGACCTGCGTCAGCCCGTCCATCGTCGTGAGCCGGTAGATCTCGTCGTGGTACGCCGCCTCGATGTTCCCGCCGGCGATGAACTTGAAGATCGTCCGGCCGATCTTCACCAGATCCCCGTTGCGCAGCTCCCGCTCGCCCTCCACCGCGTCGTCGTTGATGAACGTCCCGTTGGTGGAGCCCAGATCCTTGATGCGCACACCCTTCTTCGTGTTGCTGATCTGCGCGTGGTTGCGGCTCACCGCCTCCTGATCGACGCAGATGTCCGCCTTGGACGAGCGGCCGATGATGACCTCGGTCTTCTTCAAGTCATACTTCCGGCCCAGATCCAGGCCGTAGATGACCACCAGCGCCGCATCCAGGTTGAGCGGCCGGTCGGAGATCTTCGAGATGGCTGTGACGACGGTCTCGTTCTGCGCCATAACCGCTCAACTTTAACACCCGGCAAATCCAGAAACGAGTGCAGGACTTGCGGGCGATGTAGGTGTCATTGAGCGCGCGGGCTTCTTTCGTTCACTGGATGTGGATCAGGCGCGTGCTGGAGACCGCCGGGCGCAAGGTTGCTCCCGAGGGATCCACCAGGGTGGCGGTGAGGACGAGCCCCTGGCCGGAGCAGCCGGAGGGCAGCTTCAGCTCCACCTCGCCCCGTCCCTGGGAGGCGTCCACGTCTCCGCGCACGGGCTGGCCCTCGCAGCCGATGCCGCCCGTGAAGGAGAGCTGGATGTAGCCGTCATCCGTGGGGCCGCTGCCAATCCGGAGGCCGGTGGCGCGCACGCGGACGGTGCCTCCGCGTACCACGCTCTGCCCCTCCGCGGCGGGGAAGAGCCAGGTGAGCTCCGGGCGCCGATAGTCGAGCGCGGACCAGGCCCGGGTGAAGTCCTCGAGCCGATCGAGGTTCAGCGCATCCGCCTCGGCCAGTGCCGAGGGGCCCAGCCGGCCGCCGTCCGGCGCGCGGGCGGAGAGCGCCTGCACGAGCAGCAGCGCGCGCGTCCCCGTGAGATCGCCAAAGTAGGTCCGGTCCTCGAAGGGCGCGGGCGGCACCGGCAGGCGGACTCCCGACAGGGCCCGCGAGGGGTCCATCAGCACCGTCCACCGGTGGCCCAGGCGGTTGGAGAAGACAATCCTCAGCAGCGAGGCGCCGCCCAGCCCGGGATCCGTCACGAAGCGGAACTGGCGGCCCTCCAGGCCCCGGTAGGGGGTGGGCTCGAAGTTGTAGCGGGCCCCATCGGGGATGGGCAGGAAGCTGCCGGAGAGCGTGACGGGCGTGCTCCCCTTCGGATCGAAGGACAGCCCGGACAAGGGCTCCACGAGCGCGCTGCTGGCCGCGCCCGCGGAGGCATCATTGAGCGCCGCGTTGGAGGTGGCGAGAGTGATCAACCGGTACGCGCTGCCCTCCAGGCCGTGGTGCGCGGGGGCCATGCGGACGCTGACGAGCCCGGGCGCCGGCAGCCCGGCCTGCACGTCCGTGTTGGGGTCCGCGGGGGCCACGTTCACCGCCAGGCCCAGGCCGAGCGGCACCTGGCCCTGCCCGGGCACGCTCGCCGCTCCCAGGAGGAAGGCTCCGTCCAGGAAGGCGCCACGGTAGCGCGGCAGGGAAGGCACTCGGACGGCGAACTGGAAGCCCAGGGGGAGCTGCTGGAAGTCGTGATCCACCGAGGCGAAGTGCGTGGTGTCCTGGAAGTCCGGCGTGCCGTTGGCGAGCCCGGGCGTGGGCAGGAGCCGGAACTGCACGTCGCGGACGACGGAGGACTGGAAGCGCCGCAGCAGCGGGATGCTCTGGGCGAGCATCTGGCTCACATCCAGCGTGGGGCCGAAGAGGCTCGGTGGAAGCTCCGTGGGCGGCACGTCGCCCGAGATCGCCCACCCGGTGCGCGTGCCGCACCGTCCCGAGCGGATGGCCTCCTCGAGATCGCTGATCCCCGCGAGGCCGGCGTCACACACGCCCGCCACGCCGGGCGCCCAGTACTCGGCCCGGACCGGGCTGGAAGGCAGCGCCAGGTACGCGCCCCCAGGCAGCACCAGCTCGCGCGGCTGGCCCGCCAGGTTCAGGGTCACCTCCTCCGAGGGCCCCGCGAGCTGCTCGGGCGCCAGCTCCAGCCCGAGCCCTGGCATGGACAGGCCCGCGAAGCCCAGGTGCAGGTTCGCCGTGGCCGGCAGGTTGCGGAAGGTGCCCTTCGCGCCACCGTAGAGCTCCAGCGGGTTGCGCCGCAGCGGCAGCACCAGATCCCTCGAGCCCGCCGCCGTGTCGTAGTGCGCCAGCGTGAGGTAGCCGTAGTCCGCGTGGAACACCGTGAGGCTCACCACGTCCCGGGCCGGCACCCTCGCCACGCCCCCCACGTCCGTGTCCGCAGAGCCGGTGATGGCGCCCGCCGCATCGGACACCACCACGCGCGCTCCGGGCAGCGGACGTCCGGTCAGCTCGTCCGTCACCACCACGCGGACCTGCTCGGCCTCTTCGTGCGCGGCCAGCACCGTCACCTGGGCGCGGCAGCTCGTCATGCCCACCCGGGCCTCGACGGCCGCCGAGGCCGTGGCCGGCGACGCCAGCGTGAAGGTGGCGCTCGTCCCCAGCCCACCACCCGTCACCGCCACCTCCGCCGCCGTCCAGGTGATGCCCTCGGTCAGCACCACGGGCTTGCCGGTGGCGTCCCGCACCGTCACCTCGAAGCGCACCTGCGTCCCCGCTCGGCCGATGACGAAGTCCGGCGTCACCTGGCAGGACGCCGCGACCGATGCCGCCGGAGCCACGCCACACCGCCCATCCCGGCACACCTGCCCCTCCCGGCAGTCCGCGTCCCGCGAGCACAGCGACACCGCGCACTTGCCCGTATCGCACTGGCAGCCCAGCGGGTTGTTGTCGCACTCGGCCAGCGCGTACTCGCCGCGCCGCGCCGCGCCGCAATCCTCCCGGGTGCGGCAGGCCGCCTCGCAGCGGGAGGCCGCCGTGTTGCAGAAGAACAGCGACGGGTTCGGGCAGTCCTGATCCACCGTACAGGGCACGGACTGGTCGCTCGAATGGGGGGGACGGTTGTCCGTGTCTTCACTCGCCGCGCAGCCCTCCACCAGGGGGCCCAGGCAGAGCAGGCCCAGCAACGGCAACAGGCGGGTCAGAGGATTCATGACGGACTCCAGGTTCTCTCTCGGGCACACGCCACGGACCTTACAGGCCAGGGGGACAACGCGCGAACGGCCCGGGCCCACGCTCCCTGGCGCTCCAGGCCGCTGGCGCCCGCTCGCCCGGCATTGGATTTCCCGCCGCGCCGGTTGATGATTCAGCCCATGGCCCGCAATGAGCCCAAGTCCCTGGAATCCCTCCTCCCTCGTGTCCTCGCGCGGCTCGCCGAGGAGTCCGGGAAGGGGCACTCGCTGGCCCCTGTCTGGGCCGCGGCGGTGGGCCCGCAGATCGCCAAGCACACCTCGCCCTACACACTGCAAGGGGGCACGCTGGTGGTCACCGTGGCGAGCGCCGAGTGGGCGCGGACCTTGTCGCTGGAGGAGGCCTCGCTGTGTGAGCGGCTGAATGCCCGGCTGGGAGCGGGCACGGTGAAGGCGCTGTCGTTCCGGCTGGGGGGATGATGCTCACCGCCGCCCTCACCGTCCTGCTGGCCGCCGCGCCGCTGACGACCGAGTCCATGGAGCAGCAGGCCGCCCAGCATGTGCTGCGCGAGTTCGAGCGCGTGGGGCGGCGCGCGCCCGCGCAGGATCCGGCGCTCGCGGAGGCGGCGCGGAGGCTGGCCCGGGAGGCGCTGAGCACGCGCAACCCCTCGGGCGTGCCGGATCTGCACTCGCTCACCCTGGCCGTCAGCGACTCGGGCGCCGCCGATCCCAGCCCCTTCCACTTCGTCATCCGCGCCTGGGCGCACGCCCACGCCATCGAGACCTTCCTGGCGCGCAAGGACTTCAACACCGCGCCGGCCAGCCACTTCGGCGTGGGCGTCGTCACCGCGGGCGAGCGCGCGGCCCTCTTCCTGCTGCTGGCGGACCGCAAGGCCACGCTCCAGCGCTTCCCGCGCAACTTCCCGCGCGCCGGAGCCACCCAGGTGCTGTGCGGCGAGCTCACCCCGCCGCTGACGGGGGCGGACGTCTACGTCTCGGTGCCGGACGGCAACGTGGAGCGGGTGCCGCTGATGCGCAACGCGGGGGCGAAGTTCTGCGCGCAGCTGAAGTTCCCGAAGGTGGGGGGCTACACCGTGGAGGTGCTCGGCCGCTCGGCGAAGGGGCCGGAGGTGGCGGCGCTCTTCCTGGTGGACGTGGGCGGCCCCAGCCAGCGCGGCGGTGAGGAGCCCGTGGCCGAGCCCACCACCGTCGAGGAGGCCCGGCAGGCCATCCTCCGGCGCATCAACAGCCTGCGCCTGGCCTACGGCCTGAGCGCGCTGACGCCGGATCCGGCGCTGGACACGGTGGCCCAGGCGTACAGCGATCGCATGGCCCGCGAGGGCTTCTTCGCCCACGTGGCGCCGGACGGCACGGATCTGCGCGGGCGCATGGCGGCCTCGGCCCCCGCGTACCGCAGCGCCGGGGAGAACCTGGGCATGGCCTCCGGGCCGCTGTCGGCGCACTTCGGCATCGAGCACAGCCCGGGCCACCGCAAGAACCTGCTGTCCACGCAGTTCACGCACGCGGGCATCGGCGTGACGTTCCAGACGGTGGACGGCCGCCCCCAGGCCATCGTCACCGAGGTGTTCTCCGCGCCGGTCCAGCTGAGCGCCAGGGCGGACCCGGTGGTGGAGACGTACAAGGCGCTGGAGGTCATCCGGAAGCAGTACAAGCTGCCGCCGCTCAAGCGCAGCGAGGCGCTCGAGCAGATCGCCACGGACCACGTGAAGCGAGCGCTGCG encodes the following:
- a CDS encoding SDR family oxidoreductase gives rise to the protein MDATHAGKRGLRVAVTGASGDFGRLLLPLLEKDPAVESVLVLDVTRPEGDKVEYHRVDLTRHDAESELTEALSDRPVDALYHLAFLFGPVRNGSLAHELEVVGTINVLAAVARARLPRLVVPSLTAVYGARGQHPALLREEAPLLGCPHSRFVTDKVQVENQVRSFRERHPDTRVLVLRFAPVLGPSVDNPATRMLKRSVVPTLLGFDPLWQAIHEQDAARAMHRALTAEASGEFNIVGQGVLPLSGLIRQAGARPIPLPGPLFRAALHALGTVGAGLPIALLDYIHYSWVSDGERAESELGFIPIHHARDAAAALRRS
- a CDS encoding GGDEF domain-containing protein translates to MAQNETVVTAISKISDRPLNLDAALVVIYGLDLGRKYDLKKTEVIIGRSSKADICVDQEAVSRNHAQISNTKKGVRIKDLGSTNGTFINDDAVEGERELRNGDLVKIGRTIFKFIAGGNIEAAYHDEIYRLTTMDGLTQVHNRRYFDEQLDRELSRSRRYERVLSLVMMDIDHFKQINDQHGHLAGDYVLKQLASTVRTRIRREDVFARYGGEEFAIILPEIDLKSAKLFAEKVRQLISKQHFSFDKNHIPVTVSVGVAMLQPGHREAGDLVRTADAKLYEAKTSGRNRVCS
- a CDS encoding ATP-binding protein; its protein translation is MTAGPLELWGMSDDLSLGLYLVEARSGRVLYANRQFFQLWRLEALEDRFRRGEGLHAEVLQHCLSAVTEPEAFPRLYGMPGEGAWLEPREEQVVLRDGRILLWCASPMRDARSERVFWLSVFKDITERKRTEDALRRSELSFRQLIERAPESIAVHREGRFVYVNPAILSALRYQKPEDLLGKPVLDVIHPDDRPMITQRMQMIIATGQPAPPQEMRTLRSDGTWYDIETIGLAIDFDGAPAVMVLGRDITERKQMQARLLQNDRMGVMGTLAAGVGHEINNPLTFVLSNLSLAGAELEQLLQEHEQGGLSPETERALFTRLGELREMLQEAHGGAERVRTIVRDLKIFSRQGEEQRAPVDVREVIELSIKMALPEVRSRARLTKNFEEVPPVVADASRLGQVFLNLLVNAAHAIPEGNALGSEISVRVYMDASGRVAVDVGDTGEGIRAEILPRIFEPFFTTKPVGSGTGMGLSICHGIIQSLGGEITVRSEVGRGSTFTVLLPAAPVVAPAVEPAPAPTSSHASQVLIIDDEPGVGRALARMIGGKHRVTVVDSGQAALEQLQSGTPFDVIFCDLMMADLSGMDLYERMLEQRPGLAGRFIFMTGGAFTPRARSFLEKVPNGWLEKPFEVEQIRRLMARVLREHQGSRAGPGSSA
- a CDS encoding lysophospholipid acyltransferase family protein, which translates into the protein MATKGVLGNDPFQRGAAQRPSDTPSTPATPLREPGETAAPAAAAKKARPASGKGGKAAKKAEPAKASGKGRSKAAESPAAEAKPSKGRKGRAAGPSTEETHRLREPAAPVTPRKRPPARVPVLGGSPEATLPRTPKEQEVDRVLATAVAIEATEAAAEVAAEVAVDTLLTLQTRQQQGAAGAPPGSLEETWNRELATAVVAEAAEAAAEAVLEAALAAGTTPAGATDEVRSFEERTAIAAAFEEEEDEDEDEDTEDVSAEPSPLVSAEVTVIDRAYSVEVSESADLDEAQAEPEQELPDTTRDELPAERQAPISLVPPLSDEEPAREPFFTDQAQREQEASAPPSEGFFSLAKEIAVQALTSASVGKALGTAHGLLDVVRASLGTSGSTSLDEYGRDAELVGGIQPLLDFLYERYWRVSVQGADQVPPGGAILVANHSGALPFDGLVASLALLRERPELREPRWLVEDQVFHAPMLGTLFNRLGAVRACPENAVRLLDEQRPVLVFPEGYQGLSKPFAQRYQLKRFGRGGFVKLALRTGAPIIPVAIVGSEETSPLLGRIPASFLGVPYVPLTSPVPLPARWTLRFGEPVAMEGLGPEAADDLAEVQRLTERTREAIQGMLQALLRERRSVFAG
- the mutL gene encoding DNA mismatch repair endonuclease MutL → MARIARLRDDLINKIAAGEVVERPASVVKELVENALDAGARTVQVALEGGGLQRIVISDDGHGMGREDAVLCLERHATSKLRELDDLHNLVSKGFRGEALPAIAAVSRFSLHTAEPGAEVGTRVTVEGGAPPQVEDAPPRVGTVMTVEDLFYNTPARLKFMRRGETELKHVEEAVIRIALPHPEVSFLVEHGGLPLFTSPACPDDPTERIAAALGADVHPHLFPVEERRLGVTVTGFVASPEYTLPTARGIYTFVNHRYVRDRGLISSIQRAYQEYLPSGRQPLVVLFLDVDPHTVDVNVHPQKLEVRFSDSRGVYDAVLAAIVRTLRAAPWLGPAPQEADPKRQAAHYAQAVERFLTRAQEATWGAPLPLPTAADAPATAGTPPPPVPMGRAPAFGQALPMLNEAPPPGYFAALKPMGLLGDRFQVCEGSGGTLVVLDRHAALERARLMDFHHLLEEGKGPAPSLFGTTVDLPLPVAKALMNGRDALARLAIDVEPFGGTSFALKSVPPGLEGVDPRALLESLSHALPPPGTALDAVGLAEALRVMACHAAQASADKLTDAQLRALLGELDAADFHPTCRHGTVVVLEMPLLELERRAR